From a region of the Rhinopithecus roxellana isolate Shanxi Qingling chromosome 8, ASM756505v1, whole genome shotgun sequence genome:
- the ALKBH7 gene encoding alpha-ketoglutarate-dependent dioxygenase alkB homolog 7, mitochondrial codes for MAGTGLLALRTLPGPSWVRGSGPSVLNRLRDAAVVQPGFLSTAEEETLSRELEPELRRRRYEYDHWDAAIHGFRETEKSRWSEASRAILQRVQAAAFGPGQTLLSSVHVLDLEARGYIKPHVDSIKFCGATIAGLSLLSPSVMRLVHTQEPGEWLELLLEPGSLYILRGSARYDFSHEILRDEESFFGERRIPRGRRISVICRSLPEGMGPGESGQPPAAC; via the exons ATGGCCGGGACTGGGCTGCTGGCGCTGCGGACGCTGCCAGGGCCCAGCTGGGTGCGAGGCTCGGGCCCTTCCGTGCTGAACCGCCTGCGGGACGCGGCCGTGGTGCAGCCTGGCTTCCTGAGCACGGCCGAGGAGGAGACGCTGAGCCGAGAACTGGAGCCCGAGCTGCGCCGCCGCCGCTACGAATACGATCACTGGGACGCG GCCATCCACGGCTTCCGAGAGACAGAGAAGTCGCGCTGGTCAGAAGCCAGCCGGGCCATCCTGCAGCGCGTGCAGGCGGCCGCCTTTGGCCCCGGCCAGACCCTGCTCTCCTCCGTGCACGTGCTGGACCTGGAAGCCCGGGGCTACATCAAGCCCCACGTGGACAGCATCAAG TTCTGCGGGGCCACTATCGCCGGCCTGTCTCTCCTGTCTCCCAGCGTTATGCGGCTGGTGCACACCCAGGAGCCGGGGGAGTGGCTGGAACTCTTGCTGGAGCCGGGCTCCCTCTACATCCTTAG GGGCTCAGCCCGTTATGACTTCTCCCATGAGATCCTTCGGGACGAAGAGTCCTTCTTTGGGGAGCGCCGGATTCCCCGGGGCCGGCGCATCTCTGTGATCTGCCGCTCCCTCCCTGAGGGCATGGGGCCAGGGGAGTCTGGACAACCGCCCGCAGCCTGCTGA
- the PSPN gene encoding persephin, whose amino-acid sequence MPGSQGAGDGLVQTWGLLAAGAGSEEVSSQPRQGINSGDSSHPQDLPITMAVGKVLLGSLLLLSLQLGQGWGPDAHGAPVADGEFSSEQVAKAGGTWLGTHRPLARLRRAPSGPCQLWSLTLSVAELGLGYASEEKVIFRYCAGSCPRGAHTQHGLALARLQGQGRAHGGPCCWPTRYTDVAFLDDRHRWQRLPQLSAAACGCGG is encoded by the exons ATGCCTGGATCCCAGGGTGCAGGAGATGGGCTGGTGCAGACGTGGGGCCTCCTGGCTGCAGGGGCCGGCAGTGAAGAGGTTAGCTCCCAGCCCAGGCAGGGCATAAATTCGGGGGACAGCTCCCACCCTCAGGACCTGCCCATCACAATGGCTGTGGGAAAGGTCCTGCTGGGCTCTCTGCTGCTCCTGTCCCTGCAGCTGGGACAGGGCTGGGGCCCTGATGCCCATGGGGCTCCGGTGGCCGATGGAGAGTTCTCGTCTGAGCAGGTGGCAAAGGCTGGAGGGACCTGGCTGG gcacccaccgcccCCTTGCCCGCCTGCGCCGAGCCCCGTCCGGTCCATGCCAGCTGTGGAGCCTGACCCTATCggtggcagagctgggcctgggCTACGCCTCAGAGGAGAAGGTCATCTTCCGCTACTGCGCCGGCAGCTGCCCCCGTGGTGCCCACACCCAGCACGGCCTGGCGCTGGCCCGGCTGCAGGGCCAGGGCCGAGCCCACGGCGGGCCCTGCTGCTGGCCCACTCGCTACACCGACGTGGCCTTTCTTGACGACCGCCACCGCTGGCAGCGGCTGCCCCAGCTCTCGGCGGCTGCCTGCGGCTGTGGTGGCTGA